The following coding sequences are from one Natrarchaeobaculum sulfurireducens window:
- a CDS encoding glutathione S-transferase N-terminal domain-containing protein produces the protein MNASTGRGDGRGGDDRTDPPITFYRLQACPYCERVTRTLQELDLEYRSRFVEPLHSKRDVVKRVAGVRTVPVIVDEDTGVTMAESANIVDYLESTYGDGTETSVGEQPAAADRDASGGDT, from the coding sequence ATGAACGCGAGTACCGGCCGAGGAGACGGTCGCGGGGGAGACGACAGGACCGACCCGCCGATCACGTTCTACCGGCTGCAGGCGTGTCCGTACTGCGAGCGCGTCACCCGGACGCTGCAGGAGTTGGACCTCGAGTATCGCTCCCGGTTCGTCGAGCCGCTGCACTCGAAGCGAGACGTCGTCAAGCGCGTCGCCGGCGTCCGCACGGTCCCCGTGATCGTCGACGAGGACACGGGCGTGACGATGGCCGAGAGCGCGAACATCGTCGACTACCTCGAGTCGACCTACGGCGACGGGACGGAGACGAGCGTCGGAGAGCAACCGGCAGCCGCAGACCGCGACGCTAGCGGAGGTGACACCTGA
- a CDS encoding basic amino acid ABC transporter substrate-binding protein codes for MVDQSRQFDRRKYLQLSGAVGLAGVGLAGCLEDANGDDDAGTDDDDADDDADDDSQEIVAGTAPGFEPFEMVIDGELVGFDIDLLEAVVEETDYELAGWEELEFDGLIPALENENIDVIAAAMTITDEREETISFSDSYYSADQSVLVQSGGDVQPDDLEDLEGLNVGAQSGTTGEGIVQDELIDEGLIDEGDYDSYDNYVLAVEELERGTLDAIIIDEPVAESFAADREVEIAFTFETGEEYGFGVRQDDDDLQAALSEGIEAVEESSEYDEITQEWFDE; via the coding sequence ATGGTGGATCAGTCACGACAGTTCGACAGGCGGAAGTACCTGCAACTATCCGGTGCGGTGGGACTCGCTGGCGTCGGCCTCGCTGGCTGCCTCGAGGATGCCAACGGCGACGACGACGCCGGGACGGACGACGACGACGCTGACGACGATGCTGATGACGATAGCCAGGAGATCGTCGCCGGAACGGCCCCCGGATTCGAGCCGTTCGAGATGGTCATCGACGGCGAACTCGTCGGCTTCGACATCGATCTGCTCGAGGCCGTCGTCGAGGAGACCGACTACGAACTCGCTGGCTGGGAAGAACTCGAGTTCGACGGCCTCATTCCAGCCCTCGAGAACGAGAACATCGACGTTATCGCGGCCGCGATGACCATCACCGACGAGCGAGAGGAGACGATCTCGTTCAGCGACTCCTACTATAGCGCTGACCAGTCGGTACTCGTCCAGAGCGGCGGCGACGTCCAGCCCGACGACCTCGAGGACCTCGAAGGCCTGAACGTCGGTGCCCAGTCGGGGACGACCGGCGAGGGGATCGTCCAGGACGAACTGATCGACGAGGGCCTGATCGACGAGGGCGACTACGACTCCTACGACAACTACGTCCTCGCCGTCGAGGAACTCGAACGCGGGACGCTCGATGCGATCATCATCGACGAACCGGTCGCCGAATCGTTCGCTGCCGACCGTGAGGTCGAAATCGCGTTCACCTTCGAGACGGGTGAGGAGTACGGCTTCGGCGTTCGACAGGACGACGACGACCTCCAGGCTGCGCTCAGCGAGGGCATCGAGGCCGTCGAAGAGTCGAGTGAGTACGACGAGATCACACAAGAGTGGTTCGACGAGTAA
- a CDS encoding hemolysin family protein: MALSLLLELSVPLAAYDLPFVDLAVDQSTVTTVGVLAVIVLIGLSGFFSSSEIAMFNLPKHRLEGMVDDDVEGAELVKQLKEDPHRLLVTILVGNNIVNIAMSSIATALLGLYFGGLVAVVLATFGITAIVLLFGESVPKSYAVENTESWAVRISKPLKATEYLLFPLIVLFDYLTRQVNRLTGSTGAIETPYVTRDEIQEMIESGEREGVLEEEEHEMLTRIFRFNNTIVKEVMTPRLDITAVPTGTDIDEAMETCIQSGHARIPIYEGSLDNVLGVVHIRDLVRDLNYGETETDDLELGDLIQPTLHVPESKNVDEMLSEMRENRMHMAIVIDEFGTTEGIVTMEDLIEEIVGEILEGGEDLPIEELDERTVLVRGEVNIEEVNEALEIELPEGEEFETIAGFIFNRAGRLVEEGEEITFDDVRITVESVENTRIMKARLHKFEEPVDDEVPEANGTPDASE; the protein is encoded by the coding sequence ATGGCGCTGTCTCTGCTGCTGGAACTTTCGGTTCCGCTAGCCGCGTACGATCTTCCCTTCGTGGATCTGGCGGTTGATCAGTCCACCGTGACCACCGTGGGAGTGCTCGCGGTGATCGTCCTCATCGGACTCTCCGGGTTCTTCTCCTCCTCGGAGATCGCGATGTTCAACCTGCCAAAACATCGCCTCGAGGGGATGGTCGACGACGACGTGGAGGGGGCAGAGCTGGTCAAACAGCTCAAAGAAGACCCGCATCGGCTGCTCGTGACGATTCTCGTCGGGAACAACATCGTCAATATCGCGATGTCGTCGATCGCGACTGCCTTGCTCGGGCTCTATTTCGGTGGGCTAGTGGCGGTCGTTCTCGCGACGTTCGGCATCACAGCAATCGTCCTGCTGTTCGGCGAGAGCGTTCCGAAATCCTACGCGGTCGAAAACACCGAATCGTGGGCTGTCCGCATCTCGAAGCCGCTGAAAGCGACGGAGTACCTGCTGTTTCCGCTCATTGTTCTTTTCGATTACCTCACTCGCCAGGTCAACCGGCTGACGGGGTCGACCGGAGCGATCGAGACGCCCTACGTCACTCGCGACGAGATCCAGGAGATGATCGAATCCGGCGAACGCGAGGGCGTTCTCGAGGAAGAAGAACACGAGATGCTCACCCGCATCTTCCGGTTTAACAACACGATCGTCAAGGAAGTGATGACGCCACGCCTCGACATCACGGCGGTTCCGACGGGCACCGACATCGACGAAGCCATGGAAACCTGTATCCAGAGCGGCCATGCGCGTATCCCGATCTACGAGGGGAGCCTCGACAACGTATTGGGCGTCGTCCACATCCGTGACCTCGTCCGGGATCTGAACTACGGCGAGACCGAAACCGACGACCTCGAGCTCGGCGACCTTATCCAGCCGACGTTACACGTTCCCGAGTCAAAAAACGTCGACGAAATGCTCTCCGAGATGCGTGAAAACCGCATGCACATGGCCATCGTGATCGACGAGTTCGGCACCACCGAAGGCATCGTCACGATGGAGGACCTGATCGAAGAGATCGTCGGCGAGATCCTAGAAGGAGGAGAGGACCTCCCGATCGAGGAACTCGACGAACGGACCGTCCTCGTCAGGGGCGAAGTCAACATCGAGGAGGTCAACGAAGCCCTGGAGATCGAACTTCCCGAAGGCGAGGAGTTCGAGACGATCGCTGGCTTCATCTTCAACCGCGCCGGCCGACTCGTCGAGGAAGGTGAAGAGATCACCTTCGACGACGTCCGTATCACCGTCGAGAGTGTCGAGAACACCCGTATTATGAAAGCTCGACTGCACAAATTCGAAGAACCAGTCGACGATGAGGTGCCGGAAGCCAACGGTACCCCAGACGCCTCCGAGTAA
- a CDS encoding inorganic phosphate transporter encodes MVEIATLVTFLVAAVASLFMAWAIGAGSSGSTPFAPAVGANAISVMRAGFFVGILGFAGAVLQGANVSETMGGDLIDGVTLSPSAATIALIIAAVLVAIGVFSGYPIATAFTATGAVIGAGLAMGGDPAWGTYTEIAAMWILTPFVGVFFAYVIARALRDEPVPERYVMIGLAGIVGLLVANIEFAVLGPPDGGASLAETAGGVLPVSRAVGIVLGTLGMILLWTVPTALAVRNDPERAQRRFLLVMGGLVAFSAGGSQVGLAIGPLIPLSDDVGLPLIALLLGGGVGLLIGSWTGAPRMIKAISQDYSSLGPRRSIAALIPSFAIAQAAVLFGIPVSFNEIIVSSIIGSGYAASGAGGGVSASKMAYTVLAWTLSLAGSILVAFTGYTAFAWLFL; translated from the coding sequence ATGGTCGAGATCGCGACGCTCGTGACGTTTCTGGTCGCCGCAGTTGCCAGTCTCTTCATGGCCTGGGCGATCGGCGCCGGCTCGAGCGGGTCGACGCCGTTTGCCCCTGCCGTTGGCGCGAACGCGATTTCGGTGATGCGAGCCGGCTTTTTCGTCGGTATCCTCGGCTTTGCGGGGGCGGTCCTCCAGGGGGCGAACGTCTCCGAGACGATGGGCGGGGACCTGATCGACGGGGTAACACTCTCGCCGTCAGCAGCGACGATCGCGCTCATCATCGCCGCTGTACTGGTCGCGATCGGCGTCTTCTCGGGGTATCCGATAGCGACGGCGTTCACGGCGACGGGAGCCGTCATCGGTGCCGGACTCGCGATGGGCGGTGACCCCGCCTGGGGAACCTACACCGAGATCGCGGCGATGTGGATTCTGACGCCGTTCGTCGGCGTCTTCTTCGCGTACGTCATCGCCCGTGCACTGCGGGACGAACCGGTTCCCGAACGATACGTGATGATCGGGCTGGCAGGCATCGTCGGCCTGCTCGTCGCGAACATCGAGTTCGCCGTCCTCGGGCCACCCGACGGCGGCGCTTCGCTTGCCGAAACGGCGGGCGGCGTCCTTCCGGTGTCTCGAGCGGTGGGGATCGTCCTCGGCACCCTCGGGATGATACTGCTCTGGACGGTGCCGACCGCACTGGCCGTTCGGAACGATCCAGAACGAGCACAGCGGCGGTTCCTCCTGGTGATGGGGGGACTCGTCGCGTTCTCCGCTGGTGGGAGCCAGGTTGGGCTGGCGATCGGGCCGTTGATCCCGCTGTCCGACGACGTCGGCCTCCCATTGATCGCGTTATTGCTCGGCGGCGGCGTCGGCTTACTCATCGGATCGTGGACCGGGGCCCCGCGGATGATCAAGGCGATCTCACAGGACTACTCCTCGCTCGGCCCTCGGCGGTCGATCGCCGCGCTCATTCCCTCGTTCGCCATCGCCCAGGCCGCCGTTCTCTTTGGCATCCCCGTCTCGTTCAACGAGATCATCGTCAGCTCGATCATCGGTAGCGGCTACGCCGCCTCCGGTGCCGGCGGCGGCGTCAGTGCGAGCAAGATGGCGTATACGGTGCTCGCGTGGACGCTCTCGCTCGCCGGCTCGATCCTCGTTGCCTTCACCGGCTACACTGCCTTCGCCTGGCTGTTCCTCTGA